One genomic region from Longimicrobiaceae bacterium encodes:
- a CDS encoding N-acetylmuramoyl-L-alanine amidase-like domain-containing protein, whose amino-acid sequence PEDLARLEEWVRVLRAEGLAERGAPLGRAAVRVGELAVGTPYEAFTLEAYLKAGGSPVRTEPLTLSLTRFDCVSLVESCLAVARVAAGAGARGEALWDAFGREMERMRYRGGVREGYVSRLHYFSEWISDNARRGLARELGAELGGRPDNRPLRFMTEHRESYPALANDEVFRAIAAMERSLDGRPRHVVPTAGIPAVSGRIETGDVLAFATTIEGLDVTHSAFAYRDRGGVLRVLHAPLSGGVVEVTRSTLPEYVAGIRRSTGILLARPRWG is encoded by the coding sequence CCCCGGAGGACCTGGCGCGGCTGGAGGAGTGGGTGCGCGTGCTCCGCGCGGAGGGGCTCGCCGAGCGGGGAGCGCCGCTCGGGCGGGCGGCTGTGCGGGTGGGGGAGCTGGCCGTGGGGACGCCGTACGAGGCGTTCACCCTGGAAGCGTACCTCAAGGCCGGGGGGAGCCCGGTGCGCACGGAGCCGCTCACGCTCTCTCTGACCCGCTTCGACTGCGTGTCGCTGGTGGAGTCTTGCCTGGCCGTCGCGCGGGTCGCCGCCGGGGCAGGCGCGCGGGGCGAAGCCCTCTGGGACGCCTTCGGGCGCGAGATGGAGCGGATGCGGTACCGGGGCGGGGTCCGCGAGGGATACGTGTCGCGCCTGCACTACTTCAGCGAGTGGATCTCGGACAACGCTCGGCGTGGGCTCGCTCGCGAGCTGGGGGCGGAGCTGGGCGGGAGGCCGGACAACCGGCCGCTCCGCTTCATGACGGAGCACCGGGAGAGCTATCCCGCCCTCGCGAACGACGAGGTGTTCCGCGCCATCGCGGCGATGGAGCGGAGCCTGGACGGCCGGCCGCGCCACGTGGTCCCCACGGCCGGGATCCCCGCCGTGTCCGGCCGGATCGAGACCGGCGACGTGCTCGCCTTCGCCACGACCATCGAGGGGCTGGACGTGACGCACTCCGCGTTCGCGTACCGCGACCGCGGCGGCGTCCTCCGGGTGCTCCACGCCCCTCTTTCCGGGGGAGTGGTGGAGGTAACCCGCTCCACGCTCCCGGAGTACGTCGCCGGAATCCGCCGCTCCACCGGGATCCTGCTCGCGCGCCCGCGCTGGGGATGA